TTTTCTCAGACATACCTACCCGGACGAAACCAATTGCACCATTTTCTATTGGAACGATTATCTCCCGGATTGGTCCTTCGTTACTATTAAATTTGATAGTTTGATATCCATCTTCTTCCTTCGCTTTATACACCAATTCTACTGGTAATCCTTTTGGTAAATTACCAGCGAAGGTATGAGCTAAGATACGACCGGCAGAATCTGTAATGATAATATACCTAACATCCTCTGTGTTATTTTTAGTTTTATTAATTCGGTCGAACAAAGCATAGTTATCATCTAATAAAATATCATTACTACTAAGGGCTGCAACATAGGTAGCCATTTCGGCTCCACGCTTTTCAATTTGCCGATCAAGCAGTTTTGTAGTTGTATCAAAAACTATGATGCCAATAATAATACTTAACAACAATAACATACTAATAATAATACCATTAATTTTGTAATAAATACTTGCTTGTCTTAACCATTTCATAAGAGGGTACTCGTCCTATCATAAAGTTTGCGCAGTGGCTCATAAAGGGCTGGTGTAGGAAGAATAAATCGATCAATAACTAGATGTTGTAAAGCTGGTGCTACCTCAGAATCTTCATGCATAGTAAGAAAAATATGACGTAATTGTTCCTTTTGTTCAGCTTTGAGTTTCTTACTAATTACAACAGGACCTGTAGGTGCAGGTTCCATAGAAGCAATGATACGTACTTTTGCTGCAATCTCAGGAGTCTTTTCTTTCGCATACTCATAAATTTGACTGTCAAAGCTAGCAGCATCTGTAACTTGTGTGGCCACGGCCCACAGTGATTTGTCATGACTATAGGTGTAAAAATAACGTTTGAAGAATTTTTCGGGGATTGTATTTTTTTGCAGTAAGTATTCCTCAATAACCATATGACCAGAATAACTAAGAGGGTCTGTAAAAGCAAAAACCTTACCCTTAAGATCATTCATAGTATAAATTGAACTGTCCTTATGTACAATTATTTCTGGAGTGTATAAGGAATTCCCAGCATGCTCTGCCATAACAAATAACTCAATTTCATTCATTCCCCGGTAAGCGCTATATGCACCTGTAGATAAGAATGCAATATCTACGTCACCATTAGCCAATAGCATATTGACCTCCGCATAAGTTTTGCGTTGTATAAGTATAGCCTGACGCCCCGTTTGCTTAGAAACATAGTCAGCTATTTTACGATAATCACCAATTGTTTCATGAGGAGATACAACCGAGGCTAAAGCAATAAGGATCGGACGCTGATCTGAATTAGCATGATTCTGTAGAGAGGGATTCTCAGATGGTTGGCTAAAGTTGATATAGGGAGTAGAACTACTTTTACAGCCACCGATAAAGAATAGTAAAATACATATTAGAATTGAAGTCAGAAAACTTAGCTTCATATATATCACCTTTTATCTTATTTGGGATTATTTATAAAAGTATGAATTTTGTGTATAATATCTTTTTTATTGTCAATATTATAACATAGATATTTTTCCAGTAGTAAAAAAGTAAAGGTATTATTCTTTACATAGTATAGTCATGAATCTATAATCAATAGATAGCAGTAGTTAAATAAGATGGTTGAC
The sequence above is a segment of the Pelosinus sp. IPA-1 genome. Coding sequences within it:
- the phnD gene encoding phosphate/phosphite/phosphonate ABC transporter substrate-binding protein; this encodes MKLSFLTSILICILLFFIGGCKSSSTPYINFSQPSENPSLQNHANSDQRPILIALASVVSPHETIGDYRKIADYVSKQTGRQAILIQRKTYAEVNMLLANGDVDIAFLSTGAYSAYRGMNEIELFVMAEHAGNSLYTPEIIVHKDSSIYTMNDLKGKVFAFTDPLSYSGHMVIEEYLLQKNTIPEKFFKRYFYTYSHDKSLWAVATQVTDAASFDSQIYEYAKEKTPEIAAKVRIIASMEPAPTGPVVISKKLKAEQKEQLRHIFLTMHEDSEVAPALQHLVIDRFILPTPALYEPLRKLYDRTSTLL